From Synchiropus splendidus isolate RoL2022-P1 chromosome 10, RoL_Sspl_1.0, whole genome shotgun sequence, the proteins below share one genomic window:
- the marco gene encoding macrophage receptor MARCO isoform X2, with product MTTLALSPASRPRQAAEFPHTHPRSGVVSTNPGGQSWTPVRGRRLRARGRALHQEVQDDTMASIQDQDQDRVTSTHTNPLFDISMGHADIYSFQAEDLKRVRTRRPWLLRLVVFYLLLQTGLNAFLLYKVFTLESSVHEPKIGRLTSSNENPPPDDGSGGLQVLVRNNTEATRSLRSRLWTLQNQVDSVCGAGGQLTRLRDHINLLNSTTNSLEAKVTSIGQRPGPPGPAGSTGLPGEPGLKGPQGPSGAQGSKGERGAPGQQGVAMKGETGAPGAAGSVGSKGDAGAPGPAGPPGLSGEKGDSGSEGPAGPPGPPGPAGEPGAPGTKGDPGSDMLVRLVPGKSRGRVEVLHNRVWGTVCDDNFDTLDGRVVCKMLGFTTATEVFTAPAGSGQIWLDDLRCSGTEADIFSCPHNGIGVNNCKHNEDVGVQCA from the exons ATGACCACGCTTGCTCTCAGTCCTGCTTCCAGGCCTCGTCAGGCAGCCGAGTTCCCCCACACTCATCCAAGGTCAGGGGTCGTCAGCACAAACCCTGGGGGTCAATCATGGACACCTGTCAGAGGACGCCGTCTGAGGGCGCGGGGAAG AGCGCTGCACCAGGAAGTGCAGGACGACACCATGGCGAGCatccaggaccaggaccaggaccgcgtcacctccacacacaccaaCCCGCTGTTCGACATCTCCATGGGCCACGCGGACATCTACAGCTTCCAGGCTGAAG ATTTGAAGCGGGTCAGAACAAGACGTCCCTGGCTTCTCCGCCTGGTTGTCTTctatctgctgctgcagactggGCTCAACGCCTTCCTGCTCTACAAAG TCTTCACGTTGGAGTCTTCAGTGCATGAACCCAAGATTGGTAGACTGACATCGTCCAATGAGAATCCTCCACCAGACGACGGCAGTGGAGGCCTTCAAGTTCTGGTCCGCAACAACACAGAGGCGACCAGGTCCTTGAGGAGCCGTCTGTGGACCCTCCAGAACCAG GTCGACAGTGTGTGTGGAGCAGGTGGTCAGCTGACCCGTCTCAGGGACCACATCAATCTGCTCAACAGCACCACCAACAGTCTGGAGGCCAAAGTCACATCCATCGGTCAAAGACCAG GACCCCCTGGGCCAGCCGGCAGCACGGGCCTTCCCGGAGAGCCGGGACTGAAAG GCCCCCAGGGACCCAGCGGAGCTCAGG GCTCCAAGGGGGAGCGTGGAGCGCCTGGGCAGCAGGGCGTGGCCATGAAAGGAGAGACGGGAGCGCCTGGAGCTGCAG GCTCTGTTGGGTCCAAGGGCGATGCCGGTGCCCCAGGTCCTGCAGGACCACCAGGACTGAGTGGAGAGAAAGGTGACAGCGGAAGCGAGGGGCCAGCCGGTCCACCGG GACCGCCTGGACCAGCTGGGGAACCGGGAGCGCCCGGGACCAAAGGGGACCCCGGGAGCGACA tGCTGGTGCGCCTGGTCCCGGGGAAGAGCCGAGGTCGGGTGGAGGTGCTCCACAACCGCGTGTGGGGAACCGTGTGCGATGACAACTTTGACACTCTGGACGGCAGAGTCGTCTGCAAGATGTTGGGCTTCACCACTGCCACCGAGGTCTTCACGGCTCCAGCAG GTTCTGGTCAGATCTGGTTGGACGACCTCCGATGTTCGGGAACTGAAGCCGACATCTTCTCCTGTCCACACAACGGCATTGGAGTCAACAACTGCAAACACAACGAAGACGTGGGAGTTCAGTGTGCGTGA
- the marco gene encoding macrophage receptor MARCO isoform X1 has product MTTLALSPASRPRQAAEFPHTHPRSGVVSTNPGGQSWTPVRGRRLRARGRALHQEVQDDTMASIQDQDQDRVTSTHTNPLFDISMGHADIYSFQAEDLKRVRTRRPWLLRLVVFYLLLQTGLNAFLLYKVFTLESSVHEPKIGRLTSSNENPPPDDGSGGLQVLVRNNTEATRSLRSRLWTLQNQVDSVCGAGGQLTRLRDHINLLNSTTNSLEAKVTSIGQRPGPPGPAGSTGLPGEPGLKGDPGAAGAPGLKGDSGLKGEAGEPGPGGPQGPSGAQGSKGERGAPGQQGVAMKGETGAPGAAGSVGSKGDAGAPGPAGPPGLSGEKGDSGSEGPAGPPGPPGPAGEPGAPGTKGDPGSDMLVRLVPGKSRGRVEVLHNRVWGTVCDDNFDTLDGRVVCKMLGFTTATEVFTAPAGSGQIWLDDLRCSGTEADIFSCPHNGIGVNNCKHNEDVGVQCA; this is encoded by the exons ATGACCACGCTTGCTCTCAGTCCTGCTTCCAGGCCTCGTCAGGCAGCCGAGTTCCCCCACACTCATCCAAGGTCAGGGGTCGTCAGCACAAACCCTGGGGGTCAATCATGGACACCTGTCAGAGGACGCCGTCTGAGGGCGCGGGGAAG AGCGCTGCACCAGGAAGTGCAGGACGACACCATGGCGAGCatccaggaccaggaccaggaccgcgtcacctccacacacaccaaCCCGCTGTTCGACATCTCCATGGGCCACGCGGACATCTACAGCTTCCAGGCTGAAG ATTTGAAGCGGGTCAGAACAAGACGTCCCTGGCTTCTCCGCCTGGTTGTCTTctatctgctgctgcagactggGCTCAACGCCTTCCTGCTCTACAAAG TCTTCACGTTGGAGTCTTCAGTGCATGAACCCAAGATTGGTAGACTGACATCGTCCAATGAGAATCCTCCACCAGACGACGGCAGTGGAGGCCTTCAAGTTCTGGTCCGCAACAACACAGAGGCGACCAGGTCCTTGAGGAGCCGTCTGTGGACCCTCCAGAACCAG GTCGACAGTGTGTGTGGAGCAGGTGGTCAGCTGACCCGTCTCAGGGACCACATCAATCTGCTCAACAGCACCACCAACAGTCTGGAGGCCAAAGTCACATCCATCGGTCAAAGACCAG GACCCCCTGGGCCAGCCGGCAGCACGGGCCTTCCCGGAGAGCCGGGACTGAAAG gcgacCCTGGAGCGGCCGGAGCCCCGGGGCTGAAGGGAGACTCAGGCCTCAAGGGAGAAGCAGGAGAGCCAGGTCCTGGCG GCCCCCAGGGACCCAGCGGAGCTCAGG GCTCCAAGGGGGAGCGTGGAGCGCCTGGGCAGCAGGGCGTGGCCATGAAAGGAGAGACGGGAGCGCCTGGAGCTGCAG GCTCTGTTGGGTCCAAGGGCGATGCCGGTGCCCCAGGTCCTGCAGGACCACCAGGACTGAGTGGAGAGAAAGGTGACAGCGGAAGCGAGGGGCCAGCCGGTCCACCGG GACCGCCTGGACCAGCTGGGGAACCGGGAGCGCCCGGGACCAAAGGGGACCCCGGGAGCGACA tGCTGGTGCGCCTGGTCCCGGGGAAGAGCCGAGGTCGGGTGGAGGTGCTCCACAACCGCGTGTGGGGAACCGTGTGCGATGACAACTTTGACACTCTGGACGGCAGAGTCGTCTGCAAGATGTTGGGCTTCACCACTGCCACCGAGGTCTTCACGGCTCCAGCAG GTTCTGGTCAGATCTGGTTGGACGACCTCCGATGTTCGGGAACTGAAGCCGACATCTTCTCCTGTCCACACAACGGCATTGGAGTCAACAACTGCAAACACAACGAAGACGTGGGAGTTCAGTGTGCGTGA
- the LOC128765570 gene encoding complement C1q-like protein 2, with translation MVRALIIAIPWLLQMSGTDAHFQMTGTCRMICDPYSPKASATPLELLQEVSALPDPNYAHANKGDPGRPGKPGPRGPPGEPGPPGPKGPPGSRGVAGKADTGAEAALAIGGEKIAFYVGLKNPHEGYEVLRFDDIITNLGNDYEPSTGKFTCQVTGTYFFTYHVLMRGGDGTSMWADLCKNGQVRASAIAQDADQNYDYASNSAVLHLDAGDEIYVKLDGGKAHGGNNNKYSTFSGFLLYPD, from the exons ATGGTTCGGGCTCTCATCATCGCGATTCCTTGGCTGCTCCAGATGTCCGGCACCGACGCGCACTTCCAGATGACCGGCACCTGCCGCATGATCTGCGACCCCTACTCCCCCAAAGCCAGCGCCACGCCTCTGGAGCTCCTGCAGGAAGTGAGTGCGCTTCCGGACCCAAACTATGCTCACGCGAATAAAGGCGACCCGGGACGTCCTGGGAAGCCGGGACCCAGAGGGCCACCCGGGGAACCAGGGCCGCCGGGCCCGAAAGGCCCCCCGGGCAGCAGAGGGGTCGCGGGGAAGGCAGACACCGGAGCCGAAGCCGCGCTTGCCATCGGCGGGGAGAAGATCGCCTTCTATGTGGGACTGAAGAACCCGCACGAGGGCTACGAGGTGCTGAGGTTCGACGACATCATCACGAACCTGGGGAACGACTACGAGCCCTCCACCGGAAAGTTCACCTGCCAAGTCACCGGGACCTATTTCTTCACCTACCACGTCCTGATGCGCGGAGGGGACGGCACCAGCATGTGGGCCGACCTGTGCAAGAACGGGCAG GTCCGCGCCAGCGCCATCGCCCAGGACGCGGACCAGAACTACGACTACGCCAGCAACAGCGCGGTTCTGCACCTGGACGCGGGAGACGAGATCTACGTCAAGCTGGATGGCGGGAAAGCGCACGGCGGGAACAACAACAAGTACAGCACTTTCTCCGGCTTCCTGCTGTACCCGGACTGA